The following proteins are co-located in the Haloarcula rubripromontorii genome:
- a CDS encoding Gfo/Idh/MocA family protein has product MTYRLVHVGLGGQGSTWATDAIPPNVRDDRIEVVAAVDTDPERHELAQRELGLSPEECYTDLETALSERPADICSIVTPPSTHEAVVETALAHDLHIISEKPIADTLEASVRVAEKVDEAGKKMGVTMSHRFDRDKATFQRAVEDAGDIDYLTARYTGNVRERGFYADYVYEMENMLLLDGAIHHLDILASLADSPCERVYAETWTPEEADYDGDCTGLVTLHFADGTRAQYEGSYANATTLNGWGHEQFRAECTDQTVVLDRRDVERFHADDYHTGNFESIGKGDGESVPLAERPHWKNAWLIEQFCDWIDGGEPMPTNVDSVLQSMAIVFAAIESSETGEAVDVQALLDDARANA; this is encoded by the coding sequence ATGACATACCGATTAGTCCACGTCGGTCTGGGGGGCCAGGGGTCCACCTGGGCGACGGACGCGATCCCGCCGAACGTTCGCGACGACCGAATCGAGGTCGTCGCCGCGGTCGACACCGACCCCGAACGACACGAACTGGCCCAGCGCGAACTCGGGCTGTCGCCCGAAGAGTGCTACACGGATCTCGAAACCGCGCTCTCTGAGCGGCCGGCCGACATTTGTTCTATCGTGACGCCGCCGTCGACCCACGAGGCCGTCGTAGAGACGGCACTTGCCCACGACCTGCATATCATCTCGGAGAAACCGATTGCCGATACGCTGGAGGCTTCGGTCCGCGTCGCTGAAAAAGTCGACGAGGCCGGCAAAAAAATGGGCGTTACGATGAGCCACCGGTTCGACCGGGACAAGGCGACGTTCCAGCGGGCTGTCGAGGACGCCGGCGACATCGACTATCTGACGGCGCGGTACACGGGGAACGTCCGCGAACGTGGCTTCTACGCCGACTACGTCTACGAGATGGAGAACATGCTCCTGCTCGACGGTGCTATCCACCACCTCGACATCCTCGCGTCGCTGGCCGACTCGCCGTGTGAGCGGGTGTACGCCGAGACGTGGACGCCCGAAGAAGCCGACTACGACGGTGACTGCACCGGGCTCGTGACGCTGCATTTCGCCGACGGCACCCGCGCCCAGTACGAGGGCAGTTACGCCAACGCGACGACGCTGAACGGCTGGGGCCACGAACAGTTCCGCGCCGAGTGTACCGACCAGACTGTCGTCCTCGACCGCCGCGACGTCGAGCGGTTCCACGCCGACGACTACCACACCGGGAACTTCGAGAGTATCGGCAAGGGCGACGGCGAGTCGGTGCCGCTGGCCGAACGCCCCCACTGGAAGAACGCCTGGCTCATCGAGCAGTTCTGTGACTGGATCGACGGGGGCGAGCCGATGCCGACGAACGTCGACAGCGTCCTCCAGTCGATGGCCATCGTCTTCGCCGCCATCGAGAGCAGCGAGACCGGCGAGGCCGTCGACGTCCAGGCGCTGCTCGACGACGCCCGCGCGAACGCCTAA
- a CDS encoding DJ-1/PfpI family protein, whose amino-acid sequence MDTVAIACFDGFDELDAIGPYEVFQNAARFGASWDVTLRSVRDSETVTASHGLRVEPDGPLADVTPDLLVVAGGGWNDRSEAGVWTETERGDLPEAVAAAHDRGATVAGVCTGGMVLSRAGLLDGRPAVTHGGAIDDLRATDATVVDTRVVDDGDVLTCGGVTSGLDLAVHLVEREWGADVAAAVCEEMEYEQPGDVFRGGR is encoded by the coding sequence ATGGACACTGTCGCAATTGCCTGCTTCGACGGGTTCGACGAACTGGACGCCATCGGCCCCTACGAGGTGTTCCAGAACGCGGCGCGCTTTGGTGCGTCGTGGGACGTGACGCTTCGCTCGGTGCGGGACTCGGAGACAGTCACTGCCAGCCACGGACTCCGGGTCGAACCGGACGGCCCGCTCGCCGACGTGACCCCGGACCTGCTTGTCGTTGCTGGCGGTGGGTGGAACGACCGAAGTGAGGCAGGCGTCTGGACGGAGACCGAGCGCGGAGACCTACCCGAGGCCGTCGCGGCGGCACACGACCGCGGCGCGACCGTTGCCGGCGTCTGTACCGGCGGTATGGTCCTCTCCCGAGCCGGCCTGCTCGACGGTCGGCCGGCAGTGACACACGGCGGTGCAATCGACGACCTGCGAGCGACCGACGCGACCGTGGTCGACACCCGGGTCGTCGACGACGGCGACGTGCTGACCTGCGGCGGCGTCACGTCCGGGCTGGACCTCGCGGTCCACCTCGTCGAGCGCGAGTGGGGCGCGGACGTGGCCGCCGCTGTCTGTGAGGAGATGGAGTACGAACAACCAGGCGACGTGTTTCGGGGTGGGCGTTAG
- a CDS encoding PhzF family phenazine biosynthesis protein — MSHPFHIVDVFAQERYTGNQLAVVTDAGDLHEDEMQAIAAEMDYSETTFVIGEPGDGAWPVRIFTPAAEIPFAGHPTLGTVQVIRDQLADGTPETVTLDLPVGEVPVEVRARDGRETLWMTQQAPEFGEQLAHEDLAGVLGLSADRLDHDWPVEIVSTGLATIVVPVADREALEAIDLDRDAYDAVTGDREAKNVLAVCRDPRSDDNDLAVRVFAPFYNVPEDPATGSSNGCLAAYLARHEMLGSPAIEARVEQGYEMGRPSLLHLSTDGSGEDITVRVGGSVVPVARGDLL; from the coding sequence ATGTCCCACCCGTTTCACATCGTCGACGTGTTCGCCCAGGAGCGATACACCGGGAACCAGTTGGCCGTCGTGACCGACGCCGGTGACCTGCACGAAGACGAAATGCAGGCTATCGCCGCCGAGATGGACTACTCGGAGACGACGTTCGTCATCGGGGAGCCAGGCGACGGCGCGTGGCCAGTCCGCATCTTCACGCCCGCCGCCGAGATACCATTCGCCGGCCATCCAACCCTCGGGACGGTACAGGTCATCCGGGACCAGCTCGCTGACGGGACCCCCGAAACGGTGACGCTGGACCTGCCCGTCGGCGAGGTCCCGGTCGAAGTGCGAGCGCGCGACGGCCGCGAGACCCTGTGGATGACACAGCAGGCCCCCGAGTTCGGTGAGCAGCTAGCCCACGAAGACCTCGCTGGCGTCCTCGGCCTGTCGGCTGACCGATTGGACCACGATTGGCCGGTCGAAATTGTCTCCACGGGGCTGGCGACGATTGTCGTCCCGGTGGCCGACCGCGAGGCGCTGGAAGCCATCGATCTGGACCGAGACGCCTACGACGCCGTGACCGGCGACCGCGAAGCCAAGAACGTGCTGGCGGTCTGTCGGGACCCGCGGAGCGACGACAACGACCTCGCCGTCCGCGTGTTCGCGCCGTTCTACAACGTCCCAGAAGACCCCGCGACCGGTTCCTCGAACGGCTGCCTCGCCGCGTATCTCGCCCGTCACGAGATGCTCGGGAGCCCCGCTATCGAGGCCCGTGTCGAGCAGGGCTACGAGATGGGGCGACCGTCGCTGTTGCATCTCTCGACAGACGGCAGCGGCGAGGATATCACCGTCCGGGTCGGCGGTAGCGTCGTCCCCGTGGCCCGCGGCGACCTGCTGTAA
- a CDS encoding VOC family protein — protein MDLAHTAICVSDLDRAMEFYDALGFEETNRFTLDGVENVYLGRDGDGDLQLRHDPERTTPIAPNRADVDHIAFTVDDVEGTYETAIDAGAAPVLEPTEVDAADAFAAFVEDPEGYTLEFYRWL, from the coding sequence ATGGATCTCGCACACACCGCTATCTGCGTTTCGGACCTCGACCGTGCGATGGAGTTCTACGACGCGCTTGGCTTCGAGGAAACGAATCGGTTCACGTTAGACGGCGTGGAAAACGTCTATCTCGGTCGGGACGGCGACGGTGACCTGCAACTGCGCCACGACCCGGAGCGGACCACACCGATTGCTCCGAACCGCGCCGACGTGGACCACATCGCGTTCACCGTCGACGACGTCGAGGGGACCTACGAGACGGCGATCGACGCCGGCGCTGCGCCGGTCCTCGAACCGACGGAGGTCGACGCCGCCGATGCCTTCGCCGCGTTCGTCGAAGACCCCGAGGGGTACACGCTAGAGTTCTACCGCTGGCTCTGA
- a CDS encoding transporter: MVEQRDGDEIDLLDSSIRTTSGALVSTTLFVLSGIVYALVTSPAATGTYFFIALSVSLVLRPIRGISQALKKVGSERGELVGPYLGLAALFALGYLLIVGVGVAALAGVIVRTTVVSPGLLAPIGLYALSVALSMIVSSLVGAIGYPSVETWLTSTQSAIQLVVLLALAPTLTTAVDLLLVVAAVRLAVLGPVAVALGVVPTLPDRHAIERAWDFAKWSIPDQIFDRLSYNMPVYVLGVVATPAAVGIYEAADRFADFGATISWHLSSPLLTKVSGDSSVGDTQLAYLDGAVTGGTGVTFVVFGYLLAAHDVVARIAFTGSEGVFSATVLLVGGVNILRGFWTLTSHAIEGVGKPSVSFRTKLYGLAFSVPVPAIFGAEFGAVAGAAGYGVMNLVIFGYVLYYSRSVFGRIPLEPGVATALTVGLGVSFALTTGAVAGLTRAGLSPIVVASVAAVTCLVGFGGFLVAVSSPARLVAARTATLWRRRARSLFR; encoded by the coding sequence ATGGTCGAACAGCGCGACGGTGACGAGATTGACCTGCTGGACTCCTCGATTCGGACGACCAGCGGAGCGCTTGTGTCGACGACGTTGTTCGTTCTCAGCGGCATCGTCTACGCGCTCGTCACGTCGCCCGCGGCGACCGGGACCTATTTTTTCATCGCCCTCTCTGTCTCGCTGGTCCTACGTCCGATTCGGGGCATCAGCCAGGCGTTGAAGAAGGTCGGCAGCGAACGGGGCGAACTCGTCGGTCCGTATCTCGGTCTGGCGGCGCTGTTCGCCCTCGGGTATCTTCTCATCGTCGGTGTGGGCGTGGCTGCGTTGGCTGGCGTAATCGTCCGCACCACGGTGGTTTCGCCGGGACTGCTCGCCCCAATCGGCCTCTACGCGCTGTCGGTCGCGCTGTCGATGATTGTGTCGAGCCTGGTCGGTGCCATCGGCTACCCGAGCGTGGAGACGTGGCTCACCAGCACGCAGAGCGCTATCCAACTCGTCGTCCTGCTGGCGCTGGCTCCGACACTGACGACCGCCGTCGACCTGCTGCTCGTTGTCGCCGCTGTCCGGCTGGCGGTACTCGGTCCGGTCGCCGTCGCGCTTGGGGTCGTCCCGACGCTGCCGGACCGACACGCCATTGAGCGCGCCTGGGACTTCGCCAAGTGGAGCATTCCGGACCAGATTTTCGACCGCCTGTCGTACAACATGCCGGTGTACGTACTGGGCGTCGTCGCGACGCCAGCGGCCGTCGGCATCTACGAGGCCGCCGACCGGTTCGCCGACTTCGGCGCGACGATTTCCTGGCATCTCTCTTCCCCACTGCTCACGAAGGTCAGCGGGGACTCCTCTGTCGGCGACACGCAACTCGCCTACCTTGACGGTGCGGTCACCGGCGGAACGGGCGTCACCTTCGTCGTGTTCGGCTACCTGCTGGCCGCACACGACGTGGTCGCACGGATCGCCTTCACCGGCTCGGAGGGCGTCTTCTCGGCGACGGTCCTGCTCGTCGGGGGCGTGAACATCCTCCGTGGCTTCTGGACGCTCACGTCACACGCCATAGAAGGGGTCGGGAAACCGAGTGTGAGCTTTCGTACAAAGCTCTATGGACTGGCGTTCAGCGTTCCAGTTCCGGCGATATTCGGTGCGGAGTTCGGCGCTGTCGCCGGGGCCGCCGGGTACGGCGTGATGAATCTGGTCATCTTCGGGTACGTCCTCTACTACTCCCGGTCCGTCTTCGGACGGATTCCGCTCGAACCCGGGGTAGCAACAGCCCTCACCGTCGGCCTCGGCGTCTCGTTCGCGCTCACGACCGGTGCAGTCGCTGGCCTCACGCGCGCTGGCCTCTCCCCGATTGTCGTTGCCAGCGTGGCCGCCGTGACGTGTCTCGTCGGCTTCGGCGGCTTCCTCGTCGCCGTGTCCTCACCGGCTCGACTCGTCGCTGCTCGGACGGCAACGCTGTGGCGTCGTCGCGCTCGCTCCCTGTTCAGGTGA
- the ilvA gene encoding threonine ammonia-lyase, translating to MLSFEDVLAAQDTVSETARHTPLDYSHTFSAMTGADIHLKLELFQRTGSFKIRGATNRIASLSDAERAAGVVTASAGNHAQGVALAATRIGVDSKIVMPERAPVSKVKATRSYGGNVVLHGRDYDAAAEHAHELEREEGRTYVHAFDDEKVMAGQGTIGLEIYEDLPGVDTVVVPIGGGGLISGIATALKGKDEDIRVIGVQAEGASSVAESLEKGHRIERDSVETIADGIATRTVGEQTFAVISDRVDEVVTVSDSEIAVALTTLLERSKTLAEGAGAVALAAVMEEKFDFEDNETIVPALCGGNIDLNMLTNVIMRGLVETGRYLKIRTVLQDQPGALEELVEVLSREQVNIYGIEHDRTSRDVAMSSAEVELDLETRGHDHVDELIDALTDEGYEVDVLV from the coding sequence ATGCTCTCATTTGAGGATGTCCTCGCGGCACAGGACACTGTTTCTGAGACAGCCAGACACACACCGCTGGATTACTCGCACACGTTTTCGGCGATGACGGGCGCGGATATCCATCTCAAACTCGAACTGTTCCAGCGGACGGGGTCGTTCAAGATACGGGGTGCGACCAACCGCATCGCGTCGCTTTCGGACGCTGAACGGGCGGCTGGCGTCGTCACAGCGAGCGCCGGTAACCACGCCCAGGGGGTCGCACTGGCCGCCACGCGAATCGGCGTTGATTCGAAAATCGTGATGCCGGAACGGGCCCCGGTTTCGAAAGTGAAGGCGACCCGGAGCTACGGCGGCAACGTGGTCCTCCACGGGCGGGACTACGACGCGGCCGCCGAACACGCCCACGAGCTTGAGCGCGAGGAGGGTCGGACCTACGTCCACGCCTTCGACGACGAGAAAGTGATGGCGGGGCAGGGGACCATCGGACTGGAAATCTACGAGGACCTCCCCGGCGTCGATACGGTCGTCGTGCCAATCGGTGGCGGCGGACTCATCAGCGGCATCGCCACGGCGCTGAAGGGCAAGGACGAAGACATTCGCGTTATCGGCGTTCAGGCCGAGGGGGCGTCAAGCGTCGCCGAGTCGCTGGAGAAGGGCCATCGTATCGAGCGTGACAGCGTCGAAACCATCGCCGACGGCATCGCCACCCGTACTGTCGGCGAGCAGACGTTTGCGGTCATCAGCGACCGCGTCGACGAGGTCGTGACGGTGTCGGACTCGGAAATCGCTGTCGCGCTGACGACGCTGTTAGAGCGCTCGAAAACGCTTGCTGAGGGCGCGGGTGCCGTGGCGCTGGCCGCGGTCATGGAGGAGAAGTTCGATTTCGAGGACAACGAGACAATCGTCCCCGCGCTGTGTGGCGGGAACATCGACCTGAATATGCTGACCAACGTCATCATGCGCGGCCTCGTCGAGACCGGCCGCTATCTCAAGATCAGGACCGTCCTCCAGGACCAACCCGGCGCGCTGGAAGAACTCGTCGAGGTCCTGTCACGCGAGCAAGTCAACATCTACGGCATTGAGCACGACCGGACCAGTCGTGACGTGGCGATGAGTTCGGCAGAGGTCGAACTGGATCTTGAGACCCGCGGCCACGACCACGTCGACGAACTCATCGACGCGCTCACCGACGAGGGGTACGAGGTCGACGTGCTGGTCTGA
- a CDS encoding potassium channel family protein, with translation MDTWLRRTLVYIVALGGIILGYAFAYDYGMATFESDPQPFLRSLRVVVETFTTTGYGSDAPWSTTEMRLLVIVMDITGVVLIFLALPVLLFPLFEEAMETTAPNTVENSLSDHVVICQFSPRGETLVTELDTWDVDYVIVEPDRDRANDLYEDGYYVIHADPQSVDGLERAHLSSARALVADASDQVNTSIILTAREVDESVQTVSVVKEPDRAKYHDLAGADAVLSPRGLLGESLASKVTTGISTTLGDSIEIGEDFDIAELPIHRGSDLVGTTLADSGIREETGVNVIGAWFRGQFVSPPDPESELDGSTVLLVSGTELQLEQLKQMTLSSVRGFRRGETVIIGAGEVGQTITSALTNAGVPHTVLDQADAPGVDVVGDATEPEELRHAGVGTARTVILALSSDTDTEFATLVIRDLNPDVEIIARAEESENVQKMYRAGADYVLALSTVSGRMLASTILEDEDVISMDQQVEVIRVAANGLGNTTIGEADVRSRTGCTVVAIERNGTVVTDLGPDVTIEPSDKLVIAGTDDGVTRFKSVFG, from the coding sequence ATGGATACCTGGCTGCGACGGACGCTGGTGTATATCGTCGCACTCGGCGGCATCATTCTGGGGTATGCGTTCGCATACGACTACGGAATGGCAACGTTCGAAAGCGACCCGCAACCGTTTCTGCGGTCGCTTCGCGTCGTGGTCGAAACGTTCACCACGACCGGATACGGCTCGGACGCGCCGTGGAGTACCACGGAGATGCGACTGCTCGTTATCGTGATGGACATCACCGGCGTCGTGCTCATCTTTCTCGCGCTGCCGGTGTTGCTGTTTCCGCTGTTCGAAGAGGCGATGGAGACGACAGCCCCGAACACGGTCGAAAACAGTCTCAGCGACCACGTCGTTATCTGTCAGTTCTCCCCCCGCGGTGAGACACTCGTCACCGAACTCGACACCTGGGACGTCGACTACGTCATCGTCGAACCGGACCGGGATCGGGCCAACGACCTCTACGAGGACGGGTACTACGTCATCCACGCCGACCCGCAGTCCGTCGACGGGCTTGAGCGAGCCCACCTGTCGTCCGCCCGCGCGCTCGTCGCCGACGCATCCGACCAGGTGAACACCAGTATCATCCTCACCGCCCGAGAAGTCGACGAATCCGTCCAGACCGTCAGCGTCGTCAAAGAGCCTGATCGCGCGAAGTACCACGACCTCGCCGGTGCCGACGCCGTCCTCTCACCGCGGGGCCTACTCGGCGAGAGCCTCGCAAGCAAGGTGACGACCGGCATTTCGACGACGCTCGGAGACTCAATCGAGATCGGCGAGGACTTCGATATCGCCGAACTGCCGATCCACCGGGGGAGCGACCTCGTCGGAACGACGCTGGCCGACAGCGGCATCCGCGAGGAGACCGGCGTCAACGTCATCGGCGCGTGGTTCCGCGGCCAGTTCGTCAGTCCGCCCGACCCCGAATCTGAACTCGACGGTAGTACGGTCCTACTGGTGTCAGGGACCGAGTTACAACTGGAGCAACTCAAGCAAATGACCCTCTCCAGCGTGCGTGGCTTCCGCCGAGGGGAGACAGTGATTATCGGGGCCGGCGAGGTCGGTCAGACCATCACGTCGGCGCTTACGAACGCCGGGGTGCCGCATACGGTGCTCGATCAGGCTGACGCACCGGGCGTCGATGTGGTCGGGGACGCCACGGAGCCAGAGGAACTTCGGCACGCTGGCGTCGGCACAGCCAGAACGGTTATTCTCGCCCTGTCGTCGGATACCGACACCGAGTTCGCGACGCTTGTCATCCGTGATCTCAATCCGGACGTCGAAATCATCGCCCGTGCCGAGGAAAGCGAGAACGTCCAGAAGATGTATCGTGCGGGCGCTGACTACGTCCTTGCATTGTCGACGGTTAGCGGCCGGATGCTCGCCTCCACAATTCTCGAAGACGAAGACGTCATCTCGATGGATCAGCAGGTCGAGGTGATCCGCGTCGCCGCAAACGGCCTCGGGAACACGACGATCGGCGAGGCCGATGTCCGCTCACGGACGGGCTGTACGGTCGTCGCCATCGAGCGCAACGGCACCGTCGTCACCGACCTCGGTCCCGACGTGACTATCGAACCGAGCGATAAGCTCGTCATCGCCGGCACCGACGACGGCGTGACGCGGTTCAAGTCGGTGTTTGGCTAA
- the citZ gene encoding citrate synthase, whose amino-acid sequence MSDDLKKGLEGVIVAESELSVIDGDAGKLVYRGYTIEDLAKGASYEEVLYLLWHGHLPNRDELSEFKQAMVAARDVDDDVISTVRQLAEADEDPMAALRTAVSMLSAFDPAPEDAEPTDETVNLETGRRITAKIPTIIAAFTRIRDGKEPVEPRDDLDHAANFLYMLNGEEPDDVLADVFDQALVLHADHGLNASTFSAITTASTLSDVHSAVTSAIGTLKGPLHGGANQDVMEMLKEVDDAESDPLDWVKNALDEGRRVSGFGHRVYNVKDPRAKILGERSKELGEAAGTLKWYEMSTTIEDYLMEEKGLAPNVDFYSASTYYQMGIPIDIYTPIFAMSRVGGWVAHVFEYIEDNRLIRPRARYVGAKPEDTTFVPLDER is encoded by the coding sequence ATGTCCGACGACCTCAAGAAGGGACTCGAGGGTGTCATCGTCGCCGAGTCCGAACTCAGCGTTATCGACGGCGACGCTGGCAAACTCGTGTATCGGGGGTACACCATCGAGGACCTCGCGAAGGGTGCCAGTTACGAAGAGGTGCTGTACCTGCTCTGGCACGGCCACCTGCCGAACCGGGACGAACTCTCCGAGTTCAAGCAGGCGATGGTGGCGGCACGCGACGTGGACGACGACGTCATCTCGACTGTCCGACAGCTCGCCGAGGCGGACGAGGACCCGATGGCAGCGCTCCGGACTGCGGTGTCGATGCTCTCGGCGTTCGACCCTGCGCCCGAGGACGCCGAGCCGACCGACGAGACGGTCAACCTCGAAACTGGGCGGCGGATCACCGCCAAAATCCCGACCATCATCGCGGCGTTTACCCGCATCCGCGACGGCAAGGAGCCCGTCGAACCTCGCGATGACCTCGACCACGCGGCGAATTTCCTCTACATGCTCAACGGCGAGGAGCCCGACGACGTGCTGGCGGACGTGTTCGATCAGGCGCTCGTGCTCCACGCCGACCACGGTCTCAACGCCTCGACGTTCTCGGCCATCACGACGGCGTCGACGTTGTCGGACGTTCACAGCGCGGTCACCTCCGCTATCGGGACGCTGAAGGGACCGCTCCACGGCGGGGCCAATCAGGACGTTATGGAGATGCTAAAGGAGGTCGACGACGCCGAATCCGACCCGCTCGACTGGGTCAAGAACGCCCTCGACGAGGGTCGCCGCGTCTCTGGCTTCGGCCACCGCGTCTACAACGTCAAGGACCCGCGTGCGAAGATTCTCGGCGAGCGGTCGAAGGAACTCGGCGAGGCCGCCGGCACGCTCAAGTGGTACGAGATGTCGACCACCATCGAAGACTACCTCATGGAAGAGAAAGGACTGGCCCCCAATGTCGACTTCTACTCGGCCTCGACGTACTACCAGATGGGTATCCCCATCGACATCTACACCCCCATCTTCGCGATGTCCCGCGTCGGCGGCTGGGTCGCACACGTCTTCGAGTACATCGAGGACAATCGCCTGATTCGCCCGCGCGCCCGCTACGTCGGTGCGAAGCCGGAAGACACGACGTTCGTGCCGCTGGACGAGCGATAG
- a CDS encoding potassium channel family protein: protein MDPTGTVEYEPVSVKQVLAEMKDTAELLIDLSYSAVLLGSDDVAAEVLELEEKMDVLQLRARMSLLMACRSTADAESLAPVLGMVGAAEKISDAAGDIAKVVLEDIGLPDTMRAALPEAVETLVRATIGSDSALAGETLGGLNLETETGVRALAIRRQGNWLLNPDRETRLEAGDVVLFRGPETGVAEVYRDATGDAYEPPEPPEGGVRDLERAVDSIVLMKDMGELAVDLAYGAVLFDSTEVAEEVVELEAEVDALQSRFEAWTLRAAADIDDPVSLRGLVHLARSTEVISDAALEMSEGVLRGLSTHPVVAEAVQESDEIIVRTTVYPGSDLAGTTIGDAEVKTATGMRIIAVRRAAGESERTGREGGDWVISPGPETEIRTGDVLIAKGTRTGGDRLTDLTKGA from the coding sequence ATGGACCCGACAGGGACGGTCGAGTACGAACCGGTCAGCGTCAAGCAAGTGCTGGCCGAGATGAAAGACACCGCCGAGTTGCTCATCGACCTCTCGTACTCGGCCGTCCTGCTCGGGAGCGACGACGTGGCCGCGGAGGTGCTTGAGCTGGAGGAGAAGATGGACGTCCTCCAGTTGCGGGCGCGCATGAGCCTCCTGATGGCCTGCCGGTCGACGGCGGACGCGGAGTCACTGGCCCCCGTGCTGGGGATGGTCGGGGCCGCCGAGAAGATAAGCGACGCCGCCGGCGACATCGCCAAGGTCGTACTGGAGGACATCGGCCTCCCGGACACGATGCGGGCGGCCCTGCCCGAGGCGGTCGAGACGCTCGTGCGGGCGACAATCGGTTCGGACTCGGCGCTGGCCGGCGAGACGCTCGGGGGGCTCAACCTCGAAACCGAGACCGGCGTCCGCGCGCTGGCGATTCGCCGGCAGGGGAACTGGCTGCTCAACCCCGACCGGGAGACGCGCCTCGAAGCGGGCGACGTGGTGCTGTTCCGCGGCCCCGAGACCGGCGTCGCCGAGGTCTATCGGGACGCCACCGGCGACGCGTACGAGCCGCCGGAACCGCCCGAGGGTGGCGTCCGCGACCTCGAACGCGCCGTCGACTCCATCGTGTTGATGAAAGACATGGGCGAACTGGCGGTCGACCTGGCCTACGGCGCGGTGCTGTTCGACAGCACGGAGGTCGCCGAGGAGGTCGTCGAACTCGAAGCCGAGGTCGACGCGCTGCAGTCCCGGTTCGAGGCCTGGACGCTCCGGGCCGCCGCCGACATCGACGACCCCGTGTCGCTGCGGGGCCTCGTCCACCTGGCTCGCTCGACAGAGGTCATCTCCGACGCCGCGCTGGAAATGAGCGAAGGTGTGCTGCGGGGGCTATCGACGCATCCGGTCGTCGCCGAGGCCGTGCAGGAGTCCGACGAGATTATCGTCCGAACGACGGTGTACCCCGGTAGCGACCTCGCGGGGACGACCATCGGCGACGCGGAAGTCAAGACGGCGACCGGCATGCGCATCATCGCCGTCCGGCGGGCGGCCGGCGAGAGCGAGCGCACCGGCCGAGAAGGCGGGGACTGGGTTATTTCGCCGGGACCGGAGACGGAAATCCGGACCGGCGACGTGCTCATCGCAAAGGGGACTCGAACCGGGGGCGACCGGCTTACAGACCTGACAAAGGGTGCATAG
- a CDS encoding DUF7536 family protein produces MSQSEPQSGKAAMVAALNVPRNAKIGFVLAGLFTAGLFALFVLPGAQRPIGFYVALAFVLATSLGGLLTALFTAVSAVRLARQ; encoded by the coding sequence GTGTCCCAGTCCGAGCCACAGAGCGGCAAAGCGGCGATGGTCGCGGCGCTGAACGTGCCACGCAACGCGAAAATCGGGTTCGTGCTCGCTGGTCTGTTTACCGCGGGGCTGTTCGCTCTGTTCGTCCTGCCAGGGGCCCAGCGACCGATTGGATTCTACGTGGCGCTGGCGTTCGTCCTCGCGACGTCGCTGGGCGGGCTGCTGACAGCGCTGTTCACGGCGGTCTCGGCCGTTCGACTCGCCAGACAGTAG